The following are encoded together in the Macrobrachium rosenbergii isolate ZJJX-2024 chromosome 21, ASM4041242v1, whole genome shotgun sequence genome:
- the LOC136849809 gene encoding uncharacterized protein: MQVPSTPEEWKEVAHGFEQPWNFPHTLGAIDGKHTRIQDPAFGGTHYFDYMKFYSVILLSVADAEYKFRYVDVGDIRSEPDGGVFAKTQLGKMLDKHEANLPAPERLANETEDEPPRRLFLLWR; this comes from the coding sequence ATGCAGGTACCAAGCACCCCAGAGGAATGGAAGGAGGTAGCCCATGGGTTTGAGCAACCATGGAATTTCCCACACACtcttggagctatagatgggaaacaCACTCGCATCCAGGACCCAGCCTTTGGAGGAactcattattttgattatatgaaGTTCTACTCTGTCATTCTACTATCAGTTGCTGATGCTGAGTACAAGTTCCGGTACGTGGATGTAGGTGACATAAGGTCCGAGCCTGATGGTGGTGTATTTGCCAAGACACAGCTAGGCAAAATGCTGGATAAACATGAAGCCAACCTGCCTGCCCCTGAAAGACTGGCAAAtgaaactgaagatgaacccCCCCGTCGACTATTTCTTCTTTGGAGATGA